In Carya illinoinensis cultivar Pawnee chromosome 9, C.illinoinensisPawnee_v1, whole genome shotgun sequence, the following are encoded in one genomic region:
- the LOC122276915 gene encoding uncharacterized protein LOC122276915: MDKAWMHIEDRLHSTEYAEGVRQFLSMVLAHTPNTNQIRCPCRRCRNRAFHSIRIVDDHFFFRGIDPTYTEWIFHGEDDPFLSAALSANEEADTSSNNDYIDDLEEMLDDIRHGSYMDHHSTDEGYIDADDQDQTFDGRTNFNFKELVADAQHPLYPSCTKFSKLSFIVKLLHIKSIGGWTVKSFDMFIKLLQEAFPNASFPDSYNDARRLERGLGFSYEKIHVYPNDCALFWKENASLDECPKCKASRWEQSTIHQRRVWKDFDNKHERFSEDPRNVRLGLASDGFNPFNNMSRPYSIWPVLLVPYNLPPWAFKKDPYTMLSLLIPSPKSPGNDIDMFLRPLLEELKELWVEGIRTYNAYSGQDFKLHAALLWTINHFLAYANLSSWSTKGKWHARIVHLTQILSGWYMAANIAIWVIDDGCP, encoded by the exons ATGGATAaggcttggatgcatattgaagatagattaCATTCCACTGAGTATGCTGAAGGGGTTAGACAATTTCTCTCTATGGTGTTAGCCCACACTCCTAACACTAATcagattaggtgtccatgtagaAGATGTCGGAATAGAGCTTTCCACTCCATTCGTATAGTTGATGATCATTTTTTCTTCAGAGGTATTGATCCAACTTATACGGAATGGAtattccatggagaagatgacCCTTTCCTTTCTGCTGCACTCTCTGCCAATGAAGAAGCTGATACATCTTCTAACAATGATTATATTGATGATCTAGAagagatgttagatgacatccgCCATGGGTCCTATATGGATCATCATTCTACTGATGAGGGATACATAGATGCAGATGATCAAGATCAGACGTTTGATGGTCGAACTAACTTTAATTTCAAGGAGTTGGTAGCTGATGCACAACACCCACTTTATCCTTCATGTACTAAGTTCTCAAAGCTATCATTCATCGTCAAGCTTCTTCACATAAAGAGCATTGGTGGTTGGACTGTGAAGTCCTTCGATATGTTCATAAAGCTATTGCAAGAGGCATTTCCAAATGCCTCTTTCCCTGACTCATATAACGATGCCCGTCGCTTGGAGCGTGGATTGGGGTTTAGTTACGAGAAGATACATGTCTACCCAAATGATTGCGCgttgttttggaaggaaaatgcatcATTAGATGAATGCCCTAAATGTAAAGCTTCTAGGTGGGAACAAAGCACAATTCACCAACGAAG GGTTTGGAAGGACTTTGATAACAAACATGAGAGGTTTTCTGAAGATCCTCGAAATGTTAGACTTGGTTTGGCAAGTGATGGGTTTAACCCATTCAATAACATGAGTAGGCCatatagcatttggccagtcctgcttgtgccttacaacttgccACCTTGGGCATTCAAGAAAGATCCATACACTATGTTATCGTTGCTAATCCCTAGCCCAAAGTCACCAGGTAATGATATTGATATGTTCTTGCGTCCTCTCCTTGAAGAGTTGAAGGAGTTATGGGTAGAGGGTATTCGTACCTATAATGCGTATAGTGGGCAAGACTTTAAGTTGCATGCAGCGCTACTTTGGACTATCAATCACTTCCTCGCATACGCCAATCTTTCCAGTTGGAGCACGAAGGGCAAGTGGCATGCCCGTATTGTACATCTGACACAAATTCTCAGTGGTTGGTATATGGCCGCAAACATTGCTATATGGGTCATCGACGATGGTTGCCCCTAG